One Myxocyprinus asiaticus isolate MX2 ecotype Aquarium Trade chromosome 20, UBuf_Myxa_2, whole genome shotgun sequence genomic region harbors:
- the LOC127410914 gene encoding protein eva-1 homolog A-like isoform X2, whose amino-acid sequence MCMGRRKDRILDHPERAALYFVCGVCLGLFLTLITLVVQISCRTDCKTQRAPKKIGKPAETSSDTSGSDSDWDNTSDLSARRHRRFERTLGNMFTSAEELERTQRLEERERIIREIWMNGQPDMPGTRSLNRYY is encoded by the coding sequence ATCACCCGGAACGGGCGGCATTGTATTTTGTGTGTGGAGTGTGTTTGGGACTATTTCTCACTCTCATCACGCTAGTGGTACAGATCTCCTGTAGAACTGACTGCAAAACGCAACGAGCGCCCAAGAAAATAGGGAAACCTGCCGAGACCAGTAGCGACACCAGCGGCAGTGATTCGGACTGGGACAATACCTCTGACTTGTCGGCACGGCGCCACCGGCGCTTTGAACGGACGCTCGGTAACATGTTTACCTCCGCCGAAGAGCTGGAGCGCACGCAGCGACTGGAGGAACGAGAGCGAATAATTCGCGAGATCTGGATGAACGGACAGCCAGACATGCCGGGCACGCGAAGCCTGAACCGCTACTATTGA